A genomic segment from Nitrospirota bacterium encodes:
- a CDS encoding HEPN domain-containing protein, translating to MSKGKKQSRAGFSRQRADLEVGYLRDRALIFLDVAQRLFKEEKYDVAAFHIEQFCQLHLKYRIGLKLGEFLKTHSLTDLLLEFGGAYGARDQAESFIEQHRAVILDLEQAYIGTRYIPLEYTREQVELMLRFANVLTEFAEGRK from the coding sequence ATGTCGAAAGGGAAGAAGCAGTCAAGGGCAGGATTCAGCCGCCAACGGGCCGACTTGGAAGTCGGGTATTTGCGGGACAGGGCGCTCATCTTCCTGGACGTGGCGCAGCGGCTCTTCAAGGAAGAAAAATACGACGTCGCCGCCTTCCACATCGAACAATTCTGCCAACTCCACCTGAAATATCGGATCGGCCTGAAGCTGGGCGAGTTTTTGAAAACCCATTCGCTCACCGACCTCCTGCTTGAATTCGGCGGCGCGTACGGCGCGCGCGATCAAGCCGAGAGCTTTATCGAACAACACAGGGCCGTGATCCTTGACCTCGAGCAGGCATACATCGGCACTCGATACATCCCCCTTGAATACACAAGAGAGCAGGTTGAATTGATGCTTCGCTTCGCAAACGTCCTTACGGAATTTGCGGAGGGCCGGAAATGA